In one window of candidate division KSB1 bacterium DNA:
- a CDS encoding nucleotide sugar dehydrogenase: protein MKINVFGLGYVGCVSAACLARNGNYVAGIDVDELKVNMINNGRSPIVEPELQETIKKAVASNRLSATVNSIGLADISIVCVGTPSNENGSLQLDNIKKVAKQIGDYLREIDTYHVVNIRSTVLPGTIDETVIPILEKESRKKAGVDFGVCMNPEFMREGTSIYDYHNPPFTLIGELDKKSGNVIAGIFENLNAPIIRTSIKVAEMIKYTSNTFHALKVSFANEIGNICKNLDIDSHEVMDIFCQDTKLNLSSYYLKPGYAFGGSCLPKDLRALLYKAKELDLDLPVMRSILRSNDNQIELAYKLVKKTGMKKVGVLGLSFKPGTDDLRESPMVELIERLLGKGYEISIHDKEVSLARIVGSNKKYIEQAIPHISSLMKKSVQEVINNSKVIVVGNKSKEYEETVAGINSNTKIIDLIRIFTTLEELNGCYEGICW, encoded by the coding sequence ATGAAAATCAACGTCTTTGGTCTGGGGTATGTAGGTTGCGTATCCGCCGCTTGCCTGGCACGCAATGGCAATTACGTTGCGGGCATCGATGTTGACGAATTAAAAGTAAACATGATCAATAATGGCAGGAGTCCGATTGTAGAGCCAGAGCTGCAAGAAACAATTAAAAAGGCAGTCGCTTCAAACAGGCTCAGTGCAACTGTGAATAGTATTGGTCTTGCTGATATTTCTATAGTTTGCGTAGGCACGCCGAGTAACGAAAATGGCAGTTTGCAGTTGGATAATATTAAAAAAGTAGCGAAGCAAATCGGTGATTACCTGCGCGAAATAGACACCTATCATGTTGTAAATATCCGCAGTACGGTTCTCCCGGGGACAATAGATGAAACTGTGATTCCGATCCTTGAAAAGGAATCCAGGAAAAAGGCGGGCGTAGACTTTGGGGTATGCATGAACCCTGAATTTATGCGGGAGGGCACATCCATTTATGATTATCATAATCCACCGTTTACGCTCATCGGCGAACTGGATAAGAAGAGTGGAAACGTTATTGCAGGAATATTCGAAAATTTGAATGCTCCTATCATAAGGACGAGCATCAAAGTTGCGGAAATGATCAAGTATACTAGTAACACTTTTCACGCATTAAAGGTCTCCTTTGCCAATGAAATTGGCAACATATGCAAGAATCTTGACATAGACAGCCACGAGGTAATGGACATCTTTTGTCAGGATACAAAACTTAATCTTTCGTCGTATTACCTAAAGCCGGGATACGCTTTTGGAGGCTCTTGTTTGCCCAAAGATTTAAGAGCACTACTTTATAAAGCAAAAGAACTTGATCTAGACCTTCCGGTAATGAGATCGATTTTGAGGAGCAACGATAATCAGATAGAATTAGCCTATAAATTGGTTAAGAAAACCGGAATGAAAAAAGTAGGGGTGTTGGGACTTAGTTTTAAACCAGGGACTGACGATCTGCGGGAAAGCCCTATGGTTGAACTAATTGAGAGACTGCTTGGCAAGGGATATGAAATTAGCATTCATGACAAAGAAGTATCCTTAGCGAGAATTGTTGGATCCAACAAGAAATATATAGAGCAAGCAATTCCTCATATCTCCTCATTAATGAAAAAATCGGTGCAAGAGGTTATTAATAATTCAAAAGTTATCGTTGTGGGTAATAAGAGCAAAGAATATGAAGAGACTGTTGCCGGAATAAACAGCAACACAAAGATAATAGATCTAATTAGAATTTTTACAACTTTAGAAGAATTAAATGGCTGCTATGAAGGAATATGTTGGTAA
- a CDS encoding class I SAM-dependent methyltransferase — MTENKWESFAKANPYWYLLAPFNGTIDEFWETGIRQAKEIFFEVKDFLHNHNTVIEIGCGAGRCLIPMGSYFNECIGVDISKKMLELLEKNAEKNGVRNGVKCFLPTAPWYEHKADFIFSVKTLPCIEDFDVIEDYICKIHESLYDDGLVYLQFDTRPKTLMYLVKNNLPDFALPKYWQRGIRRIRRDRALINQLFEKYGFSTIKEENKNTWKHIFLLTKKPIKQAAII; from the coding sequence GTGACGGAAAATAAGTGGGAATCGTTTGCCAAAGCTAATCCGTATTGGTACTTGTTGGCGCCCTTTAATGGCACCATCGATGAATTTTGGGAGACCGGAATAAGGCAGGCAAAAGAGATATTTTTTGAAGTAAAAGATTTCTTGCATAACCATAATACTGTTATTGAGATCGGATGCGGAGCCGGAAGGTGTCTAATTCCAATGGGTTCTTATTTTAATGAATGTATAGGAGTAGATATCTCCAAAAAAATGTTGGAGTTATTAGAGAAAAATGCTGAAAAAAATGGAGTTAGAAACGGAGTGAAATGTTTCCTACCCACCGCCCCTTGGTATGAACACAAAGCCGATTTCATATTTTCCGTAAAAACACTCCCGTGTATTGAGGATTTTGACGTTATCGAAGATTATATTTGCAAAATTCATGAAAGTCTTTATGATGACGGATTAGTGTATTTACAATTTGACACGAGACCTAAAACATTGATGTATTTAGTCAAAAATAATCTTCCTGATTTTGCATTACCAAAATATTGGCAAAGGGGGATCAGAAGGATTAGAAGGGACCGAGCGCTCATAAACCAACTATTTGAAAAGTATGGATTTTCTACAATTAAGGAAGAAAATAAGAATACTTGGAAACACATATTTTTGCTTACTAAGAAACCGATCAAGCAGGCTGCAATTATATAG
- a CDS encoding phosphatidylserine decarboxylase family protein, translating to MTWMIFASSSVFSFLILVTLGKKWELDKKFILPAALVIGIFSGAIVNGISKFYSLSFFQLPVMEIILITTTAILLLLWRFYRDPDRIPPKIDNAILSPADGEILYIKKIEEGEIPFSDKNGKKFSLRDFVQADVLPNGGYLIGIAMNYLDVHVNRAPIGGKIVLLKRIKGLFISLKKKEAAFQNERVFTVIDNGDFKVGIIQIASRLVRKIVPYIKEGEQIQRGKRIGVIRFGSQVDLIIPNLLSIRIEVLSNTKVVAGLSVIATFDRTLGEDNKLTRTKS from the coding sequence ATGACTTGGATGATTTTCGCTTCCAGTTCAGTATTTAGCTTTCTCATTCTTGTGACCTTGGGGAAAAAATGGGAGCTTGATAAGAAGTTCATCTTACCTGCCGCCTTGGTCATTGGAATATTTAGCGGTGCCATTGTTAATGGGATATCGAAATTCTATAGTCTCAGTTTTTTCCAATTACCAGTCATGGAAATTATCTTGATAACCACAACTGCAATTCTACTTCTTCTCTGGAGATTTTATAGAGATCCGGATAGAATACCTCCTAAAATTGACAACGCGATTTTATCTCCTGCCGATGGAGAGATTCTTTATATCAAAAAAATAGAAGAGGGAGAAATCCCTTTTTCAGATAAAAACGGAAAAAAATTCTCCTTGAGAGATTTTGTTCAAGCGGACGTCCTTCCAAACGGTGGGTATCTTATCGGTATTGCGATGAACTATTTGGACGTTCATGTGAATCGTGCTCCCATAGGGGGCAAGATTGTCCTTCTGAAACGCATTAAAGGTTTGTTCATTTCATTAAAGAAAAAAGAAGCTGCTTTTCAAAATGAGAGAGTATTTACGGTAATTGATAACGGAGACTTCAAAGTAGGGATCATTCAGATTGCCTCTCGATTGGTTCGAAAGATCGTCCCATATATTAAGGAAGGGGAGCAGATTCAGAGAGGGAAAAGGATTGGTGTGATTCGATTTGGGTCTCAGGTTGATTTAATTATACCAAATTTGCTATCGATTCGAATTGAAGTCTTATCCAATACAAAAGTCGTGGCAGGCTTATCTGTTATCGCAACTTTTGATAGGACCCTGGGGGAAGATAATAAATTAACGAGGACCAAATCGTGA
- a CDS encoding ATP-grasp domain-containing protein: protein MREKIGAVITGGDFQGLGILRSLAKKGIPTVLLDSDYCIGRFSRFGKRFFRSPKTSDTDSYVSFLINLAIKEGINGWVIFPNSDEAVFILSKFKDILEEYYRIPTPGWEIIQNVYEKKKTYQIAKKHDIPIPETYYPQNHDELLELDLHFPVVIKPSIRDHFYSKVKTKAFRINDREELIKTYQQVSSIIDASEVLVQEFIPGGPNGLYSFCPFFKEGEVVASVMARRARQHPMDFGHASTFAELVDIPEIQTIAEKFLSLIDYYGIAEVEFMQDPQNGTYKLIEVNPRFWGWHTLAIAAGVDLPYLLYQNMIGEELDIHPTSNHMKWVRLTTDIPTVFLEILKGRMKIGDYLRSMKGKKEFAVFSFDDPLPFFAELAMLPYLWMKREF from the coding sequence ATGCGAGAAAAAATTGGCGCTGTGATCACTGGGGGAGATTTTCAGGGACTTGGGATTCTTAGATCATTAGCGAAAAAAGGCATCCCAACTGTTCTGTTGGACAGCGACTATTGTATCGGCAGATTTTCAAGGTTTGGAAAGAGATTCTTTAGATCTCCCAAAACGTCAGACACAGATTCTTATGTTAGTTTTCTCATTAATTTGGCAATAAAGGAAGGAATTAATGGGTGGGTGATTTTTCCAAACAGCGACGAAGCAGTGTTCATTCTGTCCAAATTCAAGGACATTTTGGAAGAGTATTATAGAATTCCCACACCCGGATGGGAAATTATTCAAAATGTTTATGAAAAGAAAAAGACTTATCAAATAGCTAAGAAACATGATATCCCTATACCTGAAACCTACTATCCCCAGAATCACGATGAACTGCTCGAATTGGACCTCCACTTCCCTGTGGTGATTAAGCCCTCCATTAGGGATCACTTTTACAGCAAGGTCAAAACCAAAGCCTTTCGCATAAATGATAGAGAAGAACTTATAAAAACATACCAACAGGTTAGTTCTATCATTGATGCTTCAGAGGTTTTGGTGCAAGAGTTCATCCCGGGGGGGCCCAATGGTCTGTATTCATTTTGCCCATTTTTCAAAGAAGGTGAAGTTGTCGCGAGTGTTATGGCCAGAAGAGCACGTCAGCACCCCATGGATTTCGGACATGCCTCTACATTTGCCGAGCTAGTCGACATACCGGAAATACAAACAATTGCAGAAAAATTTTTGAGTCTCATCGATTACTATGGGATTGCAGAAGTCGAATTTATGCAGGACCCCCAAAATGGAACATACAAGTTGATCGAAGTAAATCCAAGGTTTTGGGGCTGGCATACCCTTGCCATCGCTGCTGGAGTCGATCTCCCCTACTTGCTTTATCAGAATATGATTGGAGAAGAATTAGATATTCACCCCACTTCCAACCACATGAAGTGGGTACGGTTAACCACCGATATTCCGACGGTTTTTCTCGAGATCCTCAAAGGAAGAATGAAAATAGGTGATTACCTGAGATCAATGAAAGGGAAAAAGGAATTTGCAGTATTTTCGTTTGATGACCCTCTTCCCTTTTTTGCCGAACTTGCGATGCTTCCATACCTATGGATGAAGAGGGAATTTTAG
- a CDS encoding Gfo/Idh/MocA family oxidoreductase, protein MMNIAVIGCGYWGPNLIRNIYSIPGCKVDICCDLEIKNLTRMQQLFPGIKTTVDYKDILYSEAIDSIIIATPVHTHYKLAKEFLLASKHVLVEKPLALSSDHCLDLIRIANEMDRTLMVGHTFEYTAAVNKIKSILQNEDLGEILYISCLRLNLGLFQQDINVVWDLAPHDISIILYLLGKTPLRVNGQGKAHFFKGIDDVATATLNFDNGEIAFLHHSWLDPYKVRKMTLVGTKKMLVYDDTHPNEKIKIFDKGIDSPPQYDTYGEFQFAYRYGDIFSPRIEDKEPLRAECEHFIECIQERKTPISDGYSGLRVVTIIEAICESIQKNGVSIEIRNRHPDMIFEKKRFQNKSSG, encoded by the coding sequence ATTATGAATATCGCAGTTATTGGTTGCGGATATTGGGGGCCAAATCTAATCCGCAATATTTATTCAATTCCAGGTTGCAAGGTTGATATCTGTTGTGATTTGGAAATAAAAAATCTCACTAGGATGCAACAACTCTTTCCCGGGATTAAAACAACTGTCGATTATAAAGATATTCTATATTCTGAAGCAATCGATTCAATCATCATTGCAACACCGGTGCATACTCACTATAAGTTAGCTAAAGAATTTTTATTAGCTAGTAAACATGTCTTAGTAGAAAAACCTCTGGCGCTATCAAGTGATCATTGTTTAGATTTAATTAGGATTGCTAATGAGATGGATAGAACATTGATGGTAGGGCACACATTTGAATATACCGCAGCTGTAAATAAGATAAAAAGCATATTACAGAATGAAGATCTCGGAGAAATATTATATATAAGTTGTTTAAGACTGAACTTGGGTCTTTTTCAACAGGATATTAACGTTGTCTGGGATTTAGCCCCTCACGACATTTCGATTATTTTGTACCTTTTGGGGAAAACGCCACTTAGAGTTAACGGACAAGGGAAAGCCCATTTTTTTAAGGGAATTGATGATGTAGCAACAGCGACTCTTAATTTTGACAATGGCGAAATCGCTTTTCTTCATCATAGTTGGCTAGATCCTTACAAAGTTAGAAAGATGACGCTAGTGGGGACAAAAAAAATGCTGGTTTATGACGATACACATCCCAATGAAAAAATCAAGATATTCGACAAAGGGATTGACAGTCCTCCACAATATGACACTTATGGCGAGTTTCAATTCGCATATCGTTATGGTGATATTTTTAGCCCTCGAATTGAGGATAAAGAACCTTTAAGAGCCGAATGTGAACACTTTATTGAATGCATTCAGGAAAGAAAAACTCCTATTAGCGATGGATATTCAGGGCTTCGTGTTGTTACTATTATTGAAGCAATTTGCGAGTCAATTCAAAAAAATGGTGTTTCAATTGAAATCCGAAATCGCCATCCAGATATGATCTTTGAGAAAAAGAGGTTTCAAAATAAGAGCTCAGGATAA
- a CDS encoding sugar transferase — protein MSKLQLNPKVFEFKRVNVITRNWKLFAFRIKRIIDIFCAIICIIVLFPLMVLIALGIKVTSSGPMLFTQHRLGYRGKVFTFLKFRTMVHNCDDLVHREFVKKLIKGETQSRNFNNRLKPLYKFDNDLRVTRFGRFLRAWSLDELPQLFHVIKGDMGLVGPRPPLPYEVEYYNKWQMQRLEVKPGITGLWQVKGRSRTTFDEMVKLDIQYVNNWSLWLDFKILLRTFKAVISREGAL, from the coding sequence ATGTCTAAATTACAACTCAATCCAAAAGTTTTTGAGTTTAAAAGAGTGAATGTTATTACCAGAAATTGGAAATTATTTGCTTTTAGAATTAAGCGAATAATTGATATTTTTTGTGCTATTATTTGTATCATAGTCTTATTTCCTCTTATGGTTTTAATTGCCCTCGGAATCAAAGTTACATCTTCCGGGCCAATGCTATTCACCCAACATCGTTTAGGATATAGAGGAAAAGTATTTACTTTTCTAAAGTTTAGAACTATGGTCCATAATTGTGATGATTTGGTTCATAGAGAGTTTGTAAAAAAGCTAATTAAGGGAGAAACCCAAAGCAGGAATTTTAATAATAGACTGAAACCCTTATACAAATTTGATAATGATTTAAGAGTCACACGGTTTGGTAGATTTCTTAGGGCATGGAGCCTTGATGAATTACCTCAATTATTTCATGTTATTAAAGGCGATATGGGGCTAGTAGGACCAAGACCACCCCTTCCCTATGAAGTTGAGTATTATAATAAATGGCAAATGCAAAGGTTAGAGGTGAAACCAGGTATAACGGGATTATGGCAGGTTAAAGGGCGGAGTAGAACCACATTTGATGAGATGGTAAAATTAGATATTCAGTATGTTAACAATTGGTCCCTATGGCTGGATTTTAAAATTTTGTTGCGAACATTTAAGGCAGTTATTAGTCGAGAGGGCGCTCTTTAA
- a CDS encoding CpsD/CapB family tyrosine-protein kinase, which translates to MSFVHKALKKALEEGKLDPRLLPWEQSNSNCHIFQKVSSNGNGSSLKNAESNSKRNSQKLPTAINSEIDNFRKNGNNKRTSSNHLNNIPSGMLNEIKRIVENILSSAKDKKLQVIGFTSAVPKEGTSTLLSIISLMISEGQSNYNRTLGLKNKFRSTIKEQNDQKKQGTIVIDSQFTNPSLHKIFNVSSELGLYDLLMDEPCWSPDGKLSLNSIVRNISTSSLKLLTVGQKDWKATSQINTEMFKSILGKIKHQFELVFIDIPSLLTHAEGITISKLCDGVVLIIQAEQTGWHDLVDAKQLLEDANVNILGGVLNRKKHHLGDNLSQIVKNSFS; encoded by the coding sequence GTGAGCTTTGTCCATAAAGCCTTAAAAAAGGCACTAGAAGAAGGAAAATTAGATCCTCGACTATTGCCCTGGGAGCAATCTAATTCAAATTGCCATATTTTTCAAAAAGTTTCAAGTAATGGAAATGGTTCATCTTTAAAAAATGCTGAAAGTAATTCAAAAAGAAATTCTCAAAAACTTCCAACCGCAATCAATTCTGAAATAGATAACTTCAGAAAAAACGGCAATAATAAAAGAACCTCTAGTAATCATTTGAACAATATACCATCTGGGATGCTAAATGAAATTAAGCGAATTGTTGAAAACATACTTTCCTCAGCCAAAGATAAAAAACTTCAAGTCATCGGTTTTACCAGTGCAGTTCCAAAAGAAGGGACATCTACTCTGCTAAGCATAATTTCTTTAATGATCTCGGAAGGCCAAAGTAATTATAACAGGACTTTGGGTTTGAAAAATAAATTTAGGAGCACAATTAAGGAACAAAATGATCAAAAAAAACAAGGTACAATAGTAATCGATTCTCAATTCACAAATCCATCTCTCCACAAGATATTTAATGTCTCTTCCGAACTTGGACTTTACGATTTGTTAATGGACGAACCATGTTGGTCCCCTGATGGCAAGCTCTCATTGAATTCTATAGTAAGGAATATTTCAACCTCTAGTTTGAAATTACTAACCGTCGGGCAAAAAGACTGGAAAGCAACAAGTCAAATTAATACCGAGATGTTCAAATCTATTTTGGGAAAAATAAAACACCAATTCGAATTGGTATTTATCGATATTCCCTCTCTACTTACCCATGCTGAAGGGATTACAATTAGCAAACTCTGCGATGGAGTTGTGTTAATAATACAAGCCGAACAGACAGGTTGGCATGATTTAGTAGATGCAAAACAACTCTTAGAAGACGCCAATGTAAATATTTTAGGTGGCGTACTGAATAGAAAGAAGCATCACTTAGGAGATAATTTATCGCAGATTGTGAAGAATTCATTTTCTTAG
- a CDS encoding AAA family ATPase: MIYAITQQHGYMVLTGDVGTGKTTLINALLHCLPKNLSICKINHTILSPKALIQIICREFGIDIKNKSQVELTFELHEYLESNHRAGKKSILILDEAQNLGENVLEEIRLLSNFEAEQEKFLQIILVGQPELDVKLSNMKLRQLLERVSFKFRLERLNLEETRSYINLRLKVAGSQNGSELFETDSINKIHFLSGGVPRCINILCDHALLEGYLTNSYIINSRMIKSMGFEDAIIY, translated from the coding sequence ATGATTTATGCGATTACTCAGCAACATGGCTATATGGTTTTAACCGGTGATGTGGGAACTGGAAAAACGACCTTGATTAATGCATTGTTACATTGCTTGCCAAAAAACCTATCGATATGCAAAATCAATCATACAATTTTAAGCCCAAAAGCCTTAATTCAAATCATATGCAGAGAGTTTGGAATTGATATTAAGAATAAATCCCAGGTAGAATTGACCTTCGAACTTCATGAATATTTAGAATCGAACCATAGAGCTGGAAAAAAATCTATCCTTATATTAGATGAAGCACAAAATTTAGGTGAAAATGTTCTTGAAGAGATACGATTATTATCAAACTTTGAGGCTGAGCAAGAAAAATTCCTCCAAATAATATTAGTTGGTCAACCAGAATTAGATGTTAAACTAAGCAATATGAAGTTACGCCAATTACTAGAGAGGGTTAGTTTCAAATTTCGACTAGAGCGACTTAATCTTGAAGAAACAAGAAGTTATATCAATCTTCGACTTAAAGTAGCTGGAAGCCAAAATGGATCAGAATTATTTGAAACAGACTCTATTAATAAAATCCACTTCCTTTCAGGAGGTGTTCCACGTTGTATTAATATACTATGTGATCACGCACTTTTGGAGGGTTATCTGACAAACTCTTACATTATTAATTCCCGGATGATTAAAAGTATGGGGTTCGAGGATGCAATTATCTACTGA
- a CDS encoding GumC family protein, with translation MIINEYNNGVFKDRTASLLNFITIVCKRFNIVLVVFFSVVISATFVSFMTTPIFKASSKILIERKDNSDKAFFFRMNLPRNYETYDWIKSEIEIIKSYPIASRVVNDLILEKIDQTSSILTRKEIFEQEVENFLVNLKVENARNSNVIEVSYKSKDQSLVAPIVDKVIETYQIYRSEIYEEFDTYQFFEEQMTITDKTLRELEQSQASYKRREEMISPKTQVDILLLKLSDYEKSMTAVLTKRIGKEAKLEVIKEQLTMDSEINIPFTEVSEGNSRELYIAKLKGELLDKKIQKEQLLQRFKPTYGEIIDLEKIIAITKKHIKREVLDIIEQEEASIQALQAEEEALQKLINKINEKIKQFAQKEYELTQLSRGIDENREVYSILLKQREEARISLAKTQKGVKIMVINPAIEPKNPISPNKKLNVTLASFLGLLTGIGIAFLVEYFSNSISTDQELKKFTGLKVLGSVKEHNEVGKL, from the coding sequence ATGATAATTAATGAATATAATAATGGAGTTTTTAAGGATAGAACGGCATCATTACTAAACTTTATTACGATAGTTTGCAAGCGTTTTAATATAGTGCTTGTAGTGTTTTTCTCAGTTGTAATTTCAGCAACTTTTGTTAGTTTTATGACAACCCCAATTTTTAAAGCTTCATCAAAAATATTGATTGAAAGGAAAGATAATTCAGACAAAGCGTTTTTTTTTCGTATGAATTTACCTAGAAATTATGAAACCTATGATTGGATAAAATCAGAAATTGAAATCATAAAAAGTTATCCAATAGCTTCCCGTGTGGTCAATGATTTAATACTAGAGAAAATCGACCAAACTAGCTCAATATTAACTAGAAAAGAGATTTTCGAACAAGAAGTAGAAAATTTTCTTGTAAATTTGAAAGTTGAGAATGCAAGGAATAGCAACGTTATAGAAGTCAGTTATAAATCCAAGGATCAATCATTAGTTGCACCAATCGTTGATAAAGTCATTGAAACTTATCAAATCTATCGTTCTGAAATCTATGAGGAGTTTGACACTTATCAATTTTTCGAAGAACAAATGACAATAACAGATAAAACCTTGCGAGAATTGGAGCAAAGTCAAGCTTCTTATAAGCGTCGTGAAGAAATGATTTCTCCCAAAACACAAGTTGATATCCTACTATTAAAATTATCAGATTACGAAAAGAGCATGACAGCTGTCCTTACAAAGCGTATTGGTAAAGAGGCAAAACTCGAGGTGATTAAAGAACAATTGACCATGGATTCAGAAATCAATATTCCATTTACAGAAGTGAGTGAGGGTAACAGCCGGGAACTTTATATTGCTAAACTAAAAGGGGAACTTTTAGATAAAAAAATTCAAAAAGAACAATTATTACAAAGATTCAAACCTACATATGGGGAGATAATTGATTTGGAAAAAATTATTGCTATTACAAAGAAGCACATAAAAAGAGAGGTACTAGATATCATTGAACAAGAAGAAGCATCAATCCAAGCCCTTCAAGCTGAAGAGGAAGCACTACAAAAACTAATTAATAAAATAAACGAGAAAATTAAGCAGTTCGCTCAAAAAGAATACGAACTAACCCAACTAAGTCGCGGGATAGATGAGAACCGTGAAGTCTATTCCATATTATTGAAACAGCGCGAAGAAGCAAGAATTTCTTTAGCTAAAACACAAAAAGGTGTGAAGATCATGGTCATTAACCCTGCAATTGAGCCTAAGAATCCAATCAGCCCGAATAAAAAACTTAATGTAACCTTGGCTAGTTTTTTAGGTTTATTAACTGGAATCGGGATCGCGTTTTTGGTAGAATATTTTAGTAACTCCATTAGTACAGATCAAGAACTTAAAAAATTTACAGGGTTAAAAGTGTTAGGGTCTGTAAAAGAGCATAACGAAGTGGGTAAATTGTAA